The genomic stretch GTTTACGAATCACCATCTGTGAAGGCGGAACAGACAAGAAGACTTCCGTTCCTTTTAGCTTCTCATTTGTGACTGCTGTTTGCAGTTGTGTGTATAGGGCGTCACGATCCTGAATTTGATTCTCTTCCATGACCCCCGGCTCTAAAGGAAGGAAAAAATGTTTTTCAATGTCCTTTGTTTTTTTCGCGAGACGGACATAGCGAATTCCGGATTGTTCAATAGAAAGACCGGTTAATTTCTGCGTTCTGCCCAGCATAGTTAGTTCCTCCTATAAAATAAGTGAAAGGTATCCCTGAATGATCTCGGAACCATAGCCAAAAGAAATCAAGGTCCCAATCATCAGCCATGGGCCAAAAGGTATCGGCTGTTTGCGTGATACTCGTCCGATCAGCATCATCCCTCCTCCAATGACCGTTCCTAGGAAACAGGCAATTAGAAAAGCAAGGATCAGCTCGGGTACTCCGAGGACGAATCCGCATATCGCAAATAATTTCACATCCCCCATCCCCATTCCGCCCCGTAGAGCGAACAGCAGGATGATGCCCCCTCCAAGCAAACCGCCAAGTACATGCTCCCACCGAGGCTGAGTAGGAAAGAGTAAAATCCCCAGTAATAGTAACGGCGCAAAGAAAAGCAAAACTTTGTTTGGAATTCTCATATATTTGAGATCAGATAGACTAACAATGACAGTCAGACTAACAAGCAGAAGGCCGATCATTCCCTCAGGTGTAACCCCAAAGCGCAAGACGATCCACAGATAGAGTAAGCCCGTAAGTATTTCTCCCGCTGGATACAAAAAAGATAAGGAATCACCGCAATACCTGCATTTTCCGCGCGATAGGAGATAGCTGATAACAGGAATAAGATCAACTGTTCGAAGTCTTGTTCCGCAATGACCGCAGCAAGAAGGCGGATTGATGATTGATTTTCCAACAGGTACTCGGAGTGCAACTACATTAAAAAAAGAGCCTAATACAAGACCAAGAACTGATACGTATATCGCAATAAAAAGGGTCATGGGAATCGGTTCACTTTCCACATTAAATTTGAAACAGGAACCAGGGATTATCCGTGGTTCCTGTAGGGGTGTTGAGGGTGGTATAAATCTCCTATCACCTTTTTTAGTAATAAGAAAGACTTACTACATTTATTTTCATTATGGTGTCGTTTTAACTCCAAGAATTTCAGATGCGCTATAACCATCCGTCTTCCCTTTACCAGGTGGATCTAATTTCACTCCAGTTAAATTACCATGTTCATCAAAGGAAACAATAGTGGTTTCTTCGTTCAACTTCACCTTGCTACTAGGCAGAGCAATATTTTTTTCAATAAAGTTATTACTTTGTAGTACACCAAGCTTCACCGTATTTACAGTGGTAAAATCTCCGTTTTCCTCTCCAATAACATACAATCTTGCCGCATCATAAATTTGACGCGCAGTAGCGAGATCACCATCTTCCTTCGAATTATCAATTACATTACCGATCAACGGAATAGCAATAACCGCGATAATAGCCAAAATAACAATAACGGCGAGCAACTCGATCAATGTAAAACCTTTCTCATCTGCGAGTCTTGCTTTTCTTGCTTTCAGTGCTTGTGTTAACATGGTAAATCCCCTTCCATACTCTTATTTGTTATTTAAAATCTACATATTTCCGTAGATACTGAACATCGGCAGCATAATTGACGCTACGATAATACCAACCACACCCGCTAAAAAAGCGATAAGCAGGGGTTCTAGCAAAGACTTCATCCGATCGACTGTATTCTCTACATCCATCTCGTAAAAGTCAGCAACCTTCTCCAGCATCTGATCGAGGGACCCTGTCTCTTCTCCAATCGCAATCATCTGTGTAACGAGCGGAGGAAATACCCAAGCTCTTTTTAACGGTTCGGATAAAGGCTTCCCCTGACGAAGTGAATCCCCTGCGCTGTGAATGTATTTTCCGATGACTTTATTCCCTGAGATATCTTCAACAATAGCCAAAGCCTGCAATACAGGCACGGAACTTGCATACAAGGAAGCAAACGTCCTTGTAAACTGAGCAATGGAACCTTTTTGATTCAACTTGCCAAATACAGGTACCTTCAGTTTGAGGTAATCCAGCAGATAAGCCCCTCGCTCGGTACGTTTACACACCTGATAAAGTATGATCATCAGCAGAACGCCCAGTAGCCAGAAGTACCACTGACGCTGGATGCTGTTACTGAGCATAAGAACCATCTGTGTAATCACCGGAAGCTCCGCATCCATGGACTCAAACATCGTGACGAACTGAGGAACAATCGCCCACAGTAAATATACAACAGCTGCAATTGCCATAATCCCCACTGTAAGTGGATAGGTGAGCGCTGATTTGATCTTTTCGGTTGTACTGTGCTGTTTCTCGTAATAGATTGCAAGCCGATCAAGCGTTCCTTCTAAATCACCTGCTTCTTCACCCGCCCGGATCATACTGACAAATAAAGGCGGGAATATGCGCTTATGATCCTGCACGGCTTGTGAAAACGATATCCCTCTCAGCAGACTCGAATTTACATCAAACAATGCTTTTTTCAGCGGTTTGCTCTCCGTCTGTTCCGTAAGAATCTGATTGGCATCAACAATGGATACACCTGCCCGAATCAGCGTGGCAAATTGTCTGCAATAAATAATAAAATGAATCGGTTTTACCGGATTTCCAATATAAATATCCATCTGTAAAATGGTTTGCTTCGTTTCCTCTAACGAGAACACCGTCACATCTCGTTTACGAAGTTCTTCCATGGCCGTCTTTTTGTCTGCAGCACCCAGTTTGCCGCGGATCTGTTTCCCACGATTAGTCTTAATTACATATTCAAATTGTTTCATCCAGAACTCACCTCAGCCAAATATGACTTCGCACTTGAAGCAAGCACTTGTCCCTCTTTTACAAGATCACGTACAGCCATTTCCATCGTCTGCATGCCAAATGCTTTAGAAGTCTGCATCACACTCTTAATCTGATGCGTTTTGTCACTGCGAATGAGATTGGCTACAGCAGGCGTATTAATCATCACCTCAGCAGCACATACTCGGCCTTTCCCATCCGCTTTTGGAAACAGACGCTGTGATATGACAGCAACAAGAACAGAGGATAACTGGGCGCGAATCTGGGCTTGCTGGTGTCCTGGAAATGCGTCCATAATCCGATCAATCGTCTGCGGTGCATCTGTAGTATGAAGTGTTGAAAGAACCAAATGTCCTGTTTCTGCCGCCGTAACCGCTGCGGTGATCGTCTCTAAATCTCTCATTTCTCCTACTAAAATCACATCAGGATCTTGACGAAGCGCTGCCCTTAGACCACTCGCAAAGCTCATCGTATCTGTTCCTACTTCCCTCTGTTCCACAAGACTTGATCCTTTGGTATGTATGTACTCGACCGGATCCTCCAGCGTAATAATATGCTTGCGTTCGCTTCGATTAATATGATCAAGAATGGAAGCCAGCGTAGAAGATTTACCACTTCCAGCTCTCCCTGTTACTAGAATGAGACCTTGTGATTTCTCAGCCAACGTGCGCACCACTGAGGGCAAACCAAGCTCATCCAGCCCTTTTACTTGCGAGGAAATGAGACGAGCGGCAATACTAACTTCACCACGCTGTTTATAAACATTGATGCGAAACCTAAGTCCATCTTCGAGAGAATAAGCGAAATCTAGTTCTCCCCGTTCTTGAAATTCTTCATATCCTTTCGTTCCAAGAAGGAATTCTGCCATTTCCCATGCCTCTTCTGAAGAAATAAACTCACCTTCCACGGGTTTCAGCAATCCATCAATACGCAGGACAGGCGGGGAATCAAGCGATATATGAAGATCAGAGGCACCCGATTCATAAGCAAGTCTGAGCAGATGGATGATACTA from Paenibacillus polygoni encodes the following:
- a CDS encoding prepilin peptidase, coding for MTLFIAIYVSVLGLVLGSFFNVVALRVPVGKSIINPPSCCGHCGTRLRTVDLIPVISYLLSRGKCRYCGDSLSFLYPAGEILTGLLYLWIVLRFGVTPEGMIGLLLVSLTVIVSLSDLKYMRIPNKVLLFFAPLLLLGILLFPTQPRWEHVLGGLLGGGIILLFALRGGMGMGDVKLFAICGFVLGVPELILAFLIACFLGTVIGGGMMLIGRVSRKQPIPFGPWLMIGTLISFGYGSEIIQGYLSLIL
- a CDS encoding prepilin-type N-terminal cleavage/methylation domain-containing protein, whose translation is MLTQALKARKARLADEKGFTLIELLAVIVILAIIAVIAIPLIGNVIDNSKEDGDLATARQIYDAARLYVIGEENGDFTTVNTVKLGVLQSNNFIEKNIALPSSKVKLNEETTIVSFDEHGNLTGVKLDPPGKGKTDGYSASEILGVKTTP
- a CDS encoding type II secretion system F family protein produces the protein MKQFEYVIKTNRGKQIRGKLGAADKKTAMEELRKRDVTVFSLEETKQTILQMDIYIGNPVKPIHFIIYCRQFATLIRAGVSIVDANQILTEQTESKPLKKALFDVNSSLLRGISFSQAVQDHKRIFPPLFVSMIRAGEEAGDLEGTLDRLAIYYEKQHSTTEKIKSALTYPLTVGIMAIAAVVYLLWAIVPQFVTMFESMDAELPVITQMVLMLSNSIQRQWYFWLLGVLLMIILYQVCKRTERGAYLLDYLKLKVPVFGKLNQKGSIAQFTRTFASLYASSVPVLQALAIVEDISGNKVIGKYIHSAGDSLRQGKPLSEPLKRAWVFPPLVTQMIAIGEETGSLDQMLEKVADFYEMDVENTVDRMKSLLEPLLIAFLAGVVGIIVASIMLPMFSIYGNM
- a CDS encoding type IV pilus twitching motility protein PilT: MHNHSIIHLLRLAYESGASDLHISLDSPPVLRIDGLLKPVEGEFISSEEAWEMAEFLLGTKGYEEFQERGELDFAYSLEDGLRFRINVYKQRGEVSIAARLISSQVKGLDELGLPSVVRTLAEKSQGLILVTGRAGSGKSSTLASILDHINRSERKHIITLEDPVEYIHTKGSSLVEQREVGTDTMSFASGLRAALRQDPDVILVGEMRDLETITAAVTAAETGHLVLSTLHTTDAPQTIDRIMDAFPGHQQAQIRAQLSSVLVAVISQRLFPKADGKGRVCAAEVMINTPAVANLIRSDKTHQIKSVMQTSKAFGMQTMEMAVRDLVKEGQVLASSAKSYLAEVSSG